A single window of Phyllostomus discolor isolate MPI-MPIP mPhyDis1 chromosome 13, mPhyDis1.pri.v3, whole genome shotgun sequence DNA harbors:
- the COQ5 gene encoding 2-methoxy-6-polyprenyl-1,4-benzoquinol methylase, mitochondrial isoform X1 — protein sequence MAAPRSCALWGNCGRGWSRLMRSCGLPGLRSSWPGSPLGARLLSQEKRASETHFGFETVSEEEKGGKVYQVFESVAKNYDVMNDMMSLGIHRIWKDLLLWKMHPFPGTQLLDVAGGTGDIAFRFLNYVQAQHRGRQKRQLRARQNLSWEEIARQYQNEEDSLGGSHVMVCDINKEMLKVGKQKAQAQGYKTGLAWVLGDAEELPFDDDKFDVYTIAFGIRNVTHVDRALQEAHRVLKPGGRFLCLEFSQVNNPLVSRLYDLYSFQVIPVLGEVIAGDWKSYQYLVESIRRFPCQEEFKEMIEDAGFQKVTYESLTSGIVAIHSGFKL from the exons ATGGCGGCCCCCAGGAGTTGCGCTCTATGGGGCAACTGCGGCCGTGGGTGGTCGCGGTTGATGCGGAGCTGCGGGCTACCCGGGCTACGTAGCTCCTGGCCCGGGAGCCCGCTGGGTGCGCGGCTCTTGTCCCAAGAGAAGCGGGCATCGGAAACGCACTTCGGGTTTGAGACTGTGtcggaggaagagaaggggggcaAAG TCTATCAGGTGTTTGAAAGTGTGGCCAAGAACTATGATGTGATGAATGATATGATGAGCCTTGGTATCCATCGTATTTGGAAGGATTTGCTACTCTGGAAAATGCACCCGTTTCCTGGGACCCAGCTCCTCGATGTTGCTGGAGGCACAG GTGACATTGCATTCCGGTTCCTTAATTACGTTCAGGCACAGCATCGGGGAAGGCAGAAGAGGCAGTTAAGGGCCCGGCAAAACCTATCCTGGGAAGAAATCGCCCGACAGTACCAGAATGAAGAGGATTCCTTGGGCGGCTCCCACGTCATGGTCTGTGACATCAACAAGGAGATGCTGAAGGTTGGGAAGCAGAAAGCCCAGGCTCAAGGATACAAAACTG GACTCGCTTGGGTATTGGGAGATGCTGAAGAACTGCCCTTTGATGACGACAAGTTTGACGTTTACACCATTGCCTTTGGGATCCGGAACGTAACACACGTCGACCGG GCCCTGCAGGAAGCCCATCGGGTCCTGAAACCAGGAGGACGGTTTCTCTGCCTGGAGTTTAGCCAAGTCAACAATCCCCTTGTGTCCAG GCTTTATGATCTCTACAGCTTCCAGGTCATTCCTGTCCTGGGAGAAGTGATCGCAGGAGACTGGAAGTCCTACCAGTACCTTGTGGAGAGTATTCGACGGTTCCCGTGTCAG GAGGAGTTCAAGGAGATGATAGAAGATGCAGGCTTTCAGAAGGTGACGTATGAAAGTCTAACGTCGGGCATCGTGGCCATTCATTCTGGCTTCAAACTCTAA
- the COQ5 gene encoding 2-methoxy-6-polyprenyl-1,4-benzoquinol methylase, mitochondrial isoform X2: MAAPRSCALWGNCGRGWSRLMRSCGLPGLRSSWPGSPLGARLLSQEKRASETHFGFETVSEEEKGGKVYQVFESVAKNYDVMNDMMSLGIHRIWKDLLLWKMHPFPGTQLLDVAGGTGDIAFRFLNYVQAQHRGRQKRQLRARQNLSWEEIARQYQNEEDSLGGSHVMVCDINKEMLKVGKQKAQAQGYKTGLAWVLGDAEELPFDDDKFDVYTIAFGIRNVTHVDRALQEAHRVLKPGGRFLCLEFSQVNNPLVSRLALLTGLDSPRSAKDSRPRMDRKWPAL, translated from the exons ATGGCGGCCCCCAGGAGTTGCGCTCTATGGGGCAACTGCGGCCGTGGGTGGTCGCGGTTGATGCGGAGCTGCGGGCTACCCGGGCTACGTAGCTCCTGGCCCGGGAGCCCGCTGGGTGCGCGGCTCTTGTCCCAAGAGAAGCGGGCATCGGAAACGCACTTCGGGTTTGAGACTGTGtcggaggaagagaaggggggcaAAG TCTATCAGGTGTTTGAAAGTGTGGCCAAGAACTATGATGTGATGAATGATATGATGAGCCTTGGTATCCATCGTATTTGGAAGGATTTGCTACTCTGGAAAATGCACCCGTTTCCTGGGACCCAGCTCCTCGATGTTGCTGGAGGCACAG GTGACATTGCATTCCGGTTCCTTAATTACGTTCAGGCACAGCATCGGGGAAGGCAGAAGAGGCAGTTAAGGGCCCGGCAAAACCTATCCTGGGAAGAAATCGCCCGACAGTACCAGAATGAAGAGGATTCCTTGGGCGGCTCCCACGTCATGGTCTGTGACATCAACAAGGAGATGCTGAAGGTTGGGAAGCAGAAAGCCCAGGCTCAAGGATACAAAACTG GACTCGCTTGGGTATTGGGAGATGCTGAAGAACTGCCCTTTGATGACGACAAGTTTGACGTTTACACCATTGCCTTTGGGATCCGGAACGTAACACACGTCGACCGG GCCCTGCAGGAAGCCCATCGGGTCCTGAAACCAGGAGGACGGTTTCTCTGCCTGGAGTTTAGCCAAGTCAACAATCCCCTTGTGTCCAGGTTGGCATTGTTAACAGGGCTTGATTCTCCTCGTTCAGCCAAGGATTCCCGTCCCCGCATGGATAGAAAGTGGCCA GCTTTATGA